One genomic segment of Gorilla gorilla gorilla isolate KB3781 chromosome 23, NHGRI_mGorGor1-v2.1_pri, whole genome shotgun sequence includes these proteins:
- the RAB36 gene encoding ras-related protein Rab-36 isoform X1: MVIAGASWMLGRAAASPTQTPPTASTIRVARRSRVALVAMVIAAAGSGGPGSAEPQLSQPSLDCGRMRSSLTPLGPPVSRDRVIASFPKWYTPEACLQLREHFHGQVSAACQRRNTGTVGLKLSKVVVVGDLYVGKTSLIHRFCKNVFDRDYKATIGVDFEIERFEIAGIPYSLQIWDTAGQEKFKCIASAYYRGAQVIITAFDLTDVQTLEHTRQWLEDALRENEAGSCFIFLVGTKKDLLSGAACEQAEADAVHLAREMQAEYWSVSAKTGENVKAFFSRVAALAFEQSVLQDLERQSSARLQVGDGDLIQMEGSPPETQESKRPSSLGCC; this comes from the exons ATGGTGATCGCCGGTGCAAGCTGGATGCTTGGACGCGCCGCTGCCAGTCCAACGCAGACCCCGCCCACGGCGTCGACGATTCGTGTAGCCCGCAGGTCCCGCGTGGCTCTCGTTGCCATGGTGATCGCCGCCGCTGGCTCAGGCGGACCAGGCAGTGCGGAGCCCCAGCTTTCACAGCCGTCGCTG GACTGTGGAAGAATGAGGTCCTCCCTGACACCTTTGGGGCCCCCTGTGAGCCGCGACCGTGTCATCGCCAGCTTCCCTAAG TGGTACACGCCGGAAGCCTGTTTGCAGCTCAGGGAGCACTTCCACGGGCAGGTCAGCGCTGCCTGCCAACGCAGGAACACGGGGACTGTCGG GCTCAAACTCTCCAAGGTGGTGGTGGTTGGCGATCTCTACGTGGGGAAGACCAGCCTCATCCACAG GTTTTGCAAGAATGTTTTTGATCGAGACTACAAGGCCACCATTGGGGTGGACTTTGAAATTGAGCGCTTTGAGATTGCTGGGATTCCCTATAGCCTCCAGAT CTGGGACACAGCTGGGCAGGAGAAGTTCAAGTGCATTGCATCTGCCTACTACCGGGGCGCCCAGG TGATCATCACGGCCTTTGACCTCACTGACGTGCAGACCCTGGAGCATACCAG GCAGTGGTTGGAGGATGCTCTGAGGGAGAACGAGGCAGGCTCCTGCTTCATCTTCCTCGTGGGAACCAAGAAGGACCTTTTG TCAGGGGCCGCGTGTGAGCAGGCCGAAGCAGACGCTGTGCACCTGGCCAGGGAGATGCAAGCCGAGTACTGGTCGGTGTCGGCCAAGACTG GCGAGAATGTGAAGGCATTCTTCAGCCGCGTAGCCGCCCTGGCATTCGAGCAGTCGGTGCTGCAGGACCTGGAGAGGCAGAGCAGTGCCCGGCTCCAGGTCGGCGATGGAGACCTAATCC AAATGGAAGGGAGTccgcctgagacccaggagagcaagaggccctccagcctgggctgctgcTAA
- the RAB36 gene encoding ras-related protein Rab-36 isoform X2 has product MVIAGASWMLGRAAASPTQTPPTASTIRVARRSRVALVAMVIAAAGSGGPGSAEPQLSQPSLTRSRKPLPTLLPLPELCHASQPSKDCGRMRSSLTPLGPPVSRDRVIASFPKWYTPEACLQLREHFHGQVSAACQRRNTGTVGLKLSKVVVVGDLYVGKTSLIHRFCKNVFDRDYKATIGVDFEIERFEIAGIPYSLQIWDTAGQEKFKCIASAYYRGAQVIITAFDLTDVQTLEHTRQWLEDALRENEAGSCFIFLVGTKKDLLSGAACEQAEADAVHLAREMQAEYWSVSAKTGENVKAFFSRVAALAFEQSVLQDLERQSSARLQVGDGDLIQMEGSPPETQESKRPSSLGCC; this is encoded by the exons ATGGTGATCGCCGGTGCAAGCTGGATGCTTGGACGCGCCGCTGCCAGTCCAACGCAGACCCCGCCCACGGCGTCGACGATTCGTGTAGCCCGCAGGTCCCGCGTGGCTCTCGTTGCCATGGTGATCGCCGCCGCTGGCTCAGGCGGACCAGGCAGTGCGGAGCCCCAGCTTTCACAGCCGTCGCTG ACTAGGAGCAGGAAACCCCTCCCCACTCTACTTCCACTGCCTGAGCTGTGCCATGCCTCACAGCCCAGTAAG GACTGTGGAAGAATGAGGTCCTCCCTGACACCTTTGGGGCCCCCTGTGAGCCGCGACCGTGTCATCGCCAGCTTCCCTAAG TGGTACACGCCGGAAGCCTGTTTGCAGCTCAGGGAGCACTTCCACGGGCAGGTCAGCGCTGCCTGCCAACGCAGGAACACGGGGACTGTCGG GCTCAAACTCTCCAAGGTGGTGGTGGTTGGCGATCTCTACGTGGGGAAGACCAGCCTCATCCACAG GTTTTGCAAGAATGTTTTTGATCGAGACTACAAGGCCACCATTGGGGTGGACTTTGAAATTGAGCGCTTTGAGATTGCTGGGATTCCCTATAGCCTCCAGAT CTGGGACACAGCTGGGCAGGAGAAGTTCAAGTGCATTGCATCTGCCTACTACCGGGGCGCCCAGG TGATCATCACGGCCTTTGACCTCACTGACGTGCAGACCCTGGAGCATACCAG GCAGTGGTTGGAGGATGCTCTGAGGGAGAACGAGGCAGGCTCCTGCTTCATCTTCCTCGTGGGAACCAAGAAGGACCTTTTG TCAGGGGCCGCGTGTGAGCAGGCCGAAGCAGACGCTGTGCACCTGGCCAGGGAGATGCAAGCCGAGTACTGGTCGGTGTCGGCCAAGACTG GCGAGAATGTGAAGGCATTCTTCAGCCGCGTAGCCGCCCTGGCATTCGAGCAGTCGGTGCTGCAGGACCTGGAGAGGCAGAGCAGTGCCCGGCTCCAGGTCGGCGATGGAGACCTAATCC AAATGGAAGGGAGTccgcctgagacccaggagagcaagaggccctccagcctgggctgctgcTAA